The genomic DNA TTGCGATGTCGCCCATTTATCCAGATCACTCACCCGTACACCACCGGATACGTGAACCGAGCGAACCAAGTTTGCGTCCGGTCCGTATTCGAAGACAGCTTCAGGGCCCGTAATGCGCATGGAATCAAAATCCATCACCACCTCACCACTGAAGCGGGCCAAATTGGACTTACCGCTAAAATCAGCACGCTGACTGCGAATCAATAACCGCTTTTCATTCTTAAATGGCTTCTCCCCTCTTACGTCTCGGGAAACAGTCATCAAAGCGTTGTTCAAGTCGGCCTCCAGACTCTGACCGCGCAAATGCAGGGAATGACCGGCTTCATCCTTGATACCCCACATGGTCACTGGCAGGGGTGCCATCAACCGCCGCTCTCCCGAGTGGTACATGACTTCCTCGGTCTTAAAAATGTAACCGTTGGAGGACCGAATCCTCACATTTCCCTTCACCGTCATATCCTTTGTCTGAACCTGCACGGTCCCTCGCTCTCCGGTAACGGTAAAATGAACCCCATCTTTACCAAAAAACCGAGTTTTGACCGTCTGCAAGGACCACTGGGCTTTTTCCTTGTAGCTGGTTGCCGTGTCTGCCCACAACTCCCACTCTTTCTCTCCCTCCCGAGTCTCAACAAGGTGGGCTCCACGCATGAGCTGCTCAACACCGCTGTCTGAGTCCGCCGCTACAGTCTCTTCAGAGTCCTCAGGGGGCGGCTGATCAACGTCCTTGGGGGCAATCACAATGATTTCCACCACCAAGACAACAAACAGAAGGCCCAATAGAAACTTGCCAATCTTCATATTCAGCGACGTCCTTCATCCAATATTTTACCATGGATTTGGCACGAAATTGGCACGAAACCGTCATCTATTCAAACATTCCCCCCTTTATTTTGATTTGAGACCGCGCGAGGCCTCAGGACCTCTCGCTAGTCCAGAAATTCCTTACTAAAGTTAGATACTTAGGTGGCCGATAAGAACTCGTTATGAGTAAATGGTTTTTAAATATCGATGAAGATGTTTCGGGACCTTTTTCCACCGAGGAAGTGAAGGCCAAAATGGCTCTCGGTCTACCCGAGACGTGTCTGATATGGGGGCGCGCCCAAGACGAATGGCGCTCTTTGGGCTGGTGGGAGCAGGAACTTCCCCGACTAATGGAGTCCCATCATCACGAGATTGAACACCGCAAATGGCATTACGCTCACGACGGACAGTCTCACGGCCCGATGAGCCGTGAAGATCTGATCGAAGCACTAGGAAAGCTATCCTCCTTCCAAGGCGTCATGCTTTGGAGTAAGGGCATGAAGGGCTGGGCGCCGGTCTATGAATTCCATGATGTGATGGATGAAATCGGCGTCAACCGTCGGGAGCATCCCCGAGCACGTATCAAGGGGACAGTAACCATCCACAAGGATGATCTGATTACCATTGCCCAACTCCATTCTGTGAGTCAGGGAGGCCTAGGCATTACAGGTCTCAGTGGTGTCATTGCTGGCCAGGAAATTCAAATGGAGATCAAGAGCCCCTCCCTATCGGAGTCAATCCGAGTTAAGGGCGAAGTTCGCTACCACACTGAAAGCGGATATACGGGCATTCAATTCAGTCAGATTTCCACCGAAACAAAGTCGGTTCTCATCGATTACATCAAACGCTCGGCGCTGACGACCATCAAAGAGGCCGCTTAACTTCACTTAGGGCTGGCGCGCCAGGTATTAGGGACTCCAGTTCAAACCAATCACTTGTAAGCACTCGTTCAATCTTCTGATCCGACCGGCGAATGAGTTTAAGCTCTCCCCGGGCGAACTTGGTGTTGTGAACGAGAGATTGTTTTTTCGAAGGGTGATCGTAGATCAGAGTCACCCACACAGAAGATGAGCCATCAATTGAGCACTCTAAATCATAAACATCTCCCACAAATCTCACTGCCCATGATTTCTGCTTCGCCTCATGAACCCGGTGCCGCCATGAGGATTGCACATGATTAAAATGATACCATTGCTCATCAATCCTTAGTGAGGCGCAGGAAAGAAAGGGAGACTTTATCAGCCCACCGGCTAAAGCGATTTTGGCCGAAAAACCATCAAAATAAGCTTCGGCGTCTACAAACTGATTGCAGTCCGCATAGACATATTTGTAGGCGTGCTCGGTTCCCCAATTGTGGCCGTTCATGCCGATAAAGGGCCCTTCCAAAATTCGATCCCCGATTTGTAGATCCCCCTTCATCACGATTCGTGTATCATTGGTAAGAATCTTTTTTTTAGGAAAACCCGCACGATAAAACCAGTCCTGAGAAAAGTGGTAGTAAATCTCCCCCTGGCTGTGAAGATCCAAACCCCATCTGGCCTCGCCAGCGTCCGAGACCATCTGCCCGCGCAACTTCCCAGGAGAAATTAAGAGGTGGCCACCATTTGCAAACTGAAACTGAAAGTTGGTCCAGCCGTCCCCCCACCGGGACTTCAACTCCAAAAAGTCCGCCAGGAGAATCATCTCCTCTTGCTTGGCAACTCTAGGCTGGCCACTGCCTGATTCAAAGAGTAGAAGGGTCGATTCAATCTTCACTTGAGGCTGCTTCTTATAGACCAAAAGGTTGTGTTTGAGCCAAAAAGCAGAACTCTTGTCGATATTGGTACCACGAAAGTAGAATGACTCATATAGGCCTTTGGCAATTGATGAAGCGTTTGTCATCACTTGGTCTGGCGCAATCACGATAGCCTCTCATGAATGATATCAGCAACACGGAGGGCATTGGCCATAATGGTAACCTGAGGGTTGACACCAAGAGGACCGGGAATCGCCGATCCATCTGCGACATGAAGATTCTTAGTCCCCCACACTTCACCACTGCTGTCGATCACCGAGTTCTTCGGACCAGAACCCATTCGACAAGTGCCAAGAGGATGATGAGCGGAAAGGGCATAGCGATAGGCGGGGAGGTTCCTGCCTATCAAACTGCGTAGCTCTTCTCGTGACGTCACCTTGTTGAATCCTGATACAGACGGATACACGGCCAGAGCACCGGCACGAAAGAAAATCTCTCCCAATGCGCCCAGTGATTCCCGAATAAGCCCTTTAGTCTTGTCATTGATCCAATATATGGGCGTTGCTCCAGATCCGTTAAACCTTAGATGCCCATTCACCTGGTCCGTCAGCATTGCAGAAAAATTGGTAAAATAATCGACTCGGTTCATGATTTCATTGAGCTCATTTCCAAAACATCCGAAGGCAAGGGGGATGACGTCCACAGGAAGGGTATAACCCTCCAGCACAAACCTCCCGTCGCCGTGGCCATGTACCGCCATTG from Pseudobdellovibrionaceae bacterium includes the following:
- the lptC gene encoding LPS export ABC transporter periplasmic protein LptC, translated to MKIGKFLLGLLFVVLVVEIIVIAPKDVDQPPPEDSEETVAADSDSGVEQLMRGAHLVETREGEKEWELWADTATSYKEKAQWSLQTVKTRFFGKDGVHFTVTGERGTVQVQTKDMTVKGNVRIRSSNGYIFKTEEVMYHSGERRLMAPLPVTMWGIKDEAGHSLHLRGQSLEADLNNALMTVSRDVRGEKPFKNEKRLLIRSQRADFSGKSNLARFSGEVVMDFDSMRITGPEAVFEYGPDANLVRSVHVSGGVRVSDLDKWATSQKVSVNFDKDKYVFRGNPKVVQNNDELQGEEIVFLDGGKRVEVLKARAKVDKSRMEKVN
- a CDS encoding DUF4339 domain-containing protein → MSKWFLNIDEDVSGPFSTEEVKAKMALGLPETCLIWGRAQDEWRSLGWWEQELPRLMESHHHEIEHRKWHYAHDGQSHGPMSREDLIEALGKLSSFQGVMLWSKGMKGWAPVYEFHDVMDEIGVNRREHPRARIKGTVTIHKDDLITIAQLHSVSQGGLGITGLSGVIAGQEIQMEIKSPSLSESIRVKGEVRYHTESGYTGIQFSQISTETKSVLIDYIKRSALTTIKEAA